In Marinibacterium anthonyi, the DNA window GCATTTCGTGGGGCTTGAAAATTACCGCCGCATCTTTGCCGACCCGAATTTCCGCGATGCGCTGATCAACACGGGGCTGTATTGCATCGTGCTGATCCCGGCGCAGATCGTCGTGCCGCTGGGGCTGGCCGCGTTGCTGATGCGGGTGCGCGGCAACGGCTGGGCCGGTGGCTACAAGATCGCGCTGTTCCTGCCGACGATCCTGGCCTATTCCACCGCCGGCATCGCCTGGCTGTGGCTGTTCGACCCGCTGAACGGGTTCCTGAACACGCTGCTGGGCTGGGTCGGCGTCCCGCCGTCGCGCTGGCATACCGACCCGGACCTGGCGCTGTGGTGCGTGGCGCTGGTGGCGTTCTGGAAGAATTTCGGGCTGAACATGCTGCTGTTCCTGGCCGCGCTGGTGTCGATCCCCAAGCCGCTGCTGGAAGCCGCCGCGCTGGACGCCGCGCGCCCCTTCTGGCGGTTCCTCAGCATCGATCTGCCGCTGATCTCGCCCACGTTCTTCTTTGTCGCCGTGACCACCACCATCGGCGTGCTGGACGACATCGTCGGCGCCATCGACGTGCTGACCGAAGGCGGACCCTACGGGCAATCGTCCAACATCCTTTATTACATGTACGAACGCGGGCTGAAGTTCTTCCAGTTCGGGCAGGCGTCGGCCGCTTCGGTGCTGATCATCCTGTTGATCCTGGCCGTCACCTGGGCGCAGTTCCGCATGTTCGAACACCGGGTCCATTATGAAAGCTAAGCCTTCCGCCTGGGCGGTGCATGGCGTGCTGATCCTGGCCGCGATCCTGTCGATCTTCCCGCTGTTCTGGATGACGACCACCGCCTTCACCCCCAACGATCTGGTGCTGCGCAAGGCGTTCCGCTTCTGGCCGGATGACCCGTCGCTGGCCAATTTCCGCGCCGCCTTCACCAGCTACCCGGTGGGCATGTGGCTGTGGAATTCGATCCTGATCGCGACCGCCGTGACCCTGGGCAAGCTGGTCATCGCGGTGCCCGCCGGGTTTGCCTTTGCCCATCTGCGGTTCCGGGGGCGCGAGGCCGCGTTCTGGACCATCGTCGCGACCATGACCTTTCCCACCGTCATCGGCATCGTGCCGCTGTACGTGGGCATCTCGAAACTCGGCTGGTTCGACAGCCGGGCCGGGGTTATCGTGCCGTCGATCGCCTATATCGGGTTCTACGTCTTCTTCATGCGCCAGACCTTCCGCACCCTTCCGGGCGAGATGTTCGAAGCCGCCCGCATCGACAGTGCCGGGCCGTTCCGCCAGCTGATCCAGATCGGCCTGCCCAATGTCCTGCCCGCCATGGCGTCGCTGTCGGTGATCAGCTTCATGGGCGCGTGGAACATCTACCTTTGGGCGCTGCTGGTGCTGGACAGCCCGGAAAAACGCACCCTGGCCGTGGGTCTGAAGGCGTTCACCTCCATCGACGATCACGAACCGCTGTGGGGGCCGATGATGGCGGTGGCGCTGCTGTCGTGCCTGCCGGTGATGATCCTGTTCGCCTTTGCCCAACGCTTCGTCATGGCGGCCTTCACGGGGCGTGTCGGCGAATGAGGCTGGCGATCCTGGGGAACGTGAATTTCGACCTGGTCTTCCAGGTCGACCGCCTGCCTGAACGCCATGAGAAGATGGGGGCGACATCGGTCACCATCGGGGGCGGCGGCGCGCCGGCGAACGTGGCGTGGTGGCTGGCGCAGCTGGGGCACGAGGTGCATTACTTTGCCGCGCTTGGCGACGATCCCCTGTCCGAGGTGGCCCTGGCCAGCCTGTCCGACGTCGGGGTGAACACCAGCGCCGTGCGCAGGGTGCCGGGGATCGGGCCGACGCTGGCGGTGATGCTGGCCAACGGGTCCGACAAGCGAATGATCGGCGGGCGGGCCGGGGACAAGGTACAGGCGGGCGAGGCGATCGCGGCGCTGGTAGCCGAGACGGATTTCAGCGGGTTCCGGCATTTGCACACGGTGGCCTGGACGCATCCGATGCTGTTTGCGAACGGACGGCGGGCCGATCTGGATGGCGTGCCGGTGTCGGCGGATCTGAACGGGGGCTATTCGGCGCGGATCGCAGGCGACCTGGACCTGATCTTTTCCAACCGCGACGAGGTGGTGCGCAAGACCGGGCAGGAGGATCCCGGCGCGATGATCGCCCGGGACATGACGGGACACCGCTACGGGGCCGTGATCACCAACGGGGCGCAGGACGTGACCGTCTATCGCCCCGAAGGCCCCGTATCCGTGGTGCCCGACCCGGTCGCGGTCATCGACCGGACTGGCGCCGGAGACGGGTTCTGCGCGGGCTACCTGCACGGCACATGGGCCGGCTTGCCGCCCGAAGAGGCGATCCGGGCGGGGCTGCGGCTGGCGGCGGCGGCGATGTCGGGGCATGGCTGCCGTCCGGTGACCGAGGTCAGCCGGGCGGCGCTGGAGCATTTGCGGGGACTTTAGGCGCGGATCGCCAGCCCCGGTTCGTCGAAGAAATGCAGCTCGTCGTCGCGGAACGACAGGCCGATGCGGTCGCCGGGACGGACGGCGGTGTTGCCGTCGCTGCGGATGGTGATCTGGCCCAGCGGGCCGCCGTCGACGATGACATAGCTGTCGGCGCCCAGGTATTCGACCACGTCCACCGTGCCGTCCATCTGGCCGTCGCCGGGCGAAACGATCCCGATATGTTCGGGGCGGATGCCCAGGTGCACCGCCGGGCGCGCACCGGGGAAGGCCCCGCCGCGACCGCCCTCAAGGCTGTACAGCCCGCCAGAGGTCGTGCACGGCAGGATGTTCATCGCCGGGCTGCCGATGAACTTGGCCACGAACAGGTTGGCGGGGTTTTCGTACAATTCGCGCGGCGGGCCGACCTGCGCGATGGTGCCGTATTCCAGCACGACGATGCGGTCGGCCAGCGTCATCGCTTCGACCTGGTCGTGGGTCACGTAGATCATCGTCGATTTCAGCGACTGGTGCAGCTTGGCGATTTCATAGCGCATTTCCACCCGCAGCGCCGCGTCAAGGTTCGACAGCGGTTCATCGAACAGGAACGCGGTGGGATCGCGCACGATGGACCGCCCGATCGCCACCCGCTGCCGCTGCCCGCCCGACAGCGCCTTGGGACGGCGGTCGAGAAAGGGTTCCAGCTTGAGGATGCGCGCGGCCTCGGACACCTTGGCCTCGATCTCGGCCTTGGGCGCGCCGGAGGTCTTCAGCGAAAACCCCATGTTGTCGGCCACCGACATGTGCGGGTACAGCGCGTAGCTTTGGAACACCATGGTCAGGCCGCGTTCGTGGGGTGGCTTGTCGGTGACGTCCTTGCCGTCCAGCACGATGGCCCCGCGCGAGGTTTCTTCCAGCCCGCCGATCATGCGCAGCAGCGTGGACTTGCCGCAGCCCGACGGGCCGACGAAGACGACGAATTCACCGTCCTCGATCTGCAGGTCCACACCCTTGATGACCTGCAGTTCTCCGTACCATTTCTCGACCTGCTTCAGCTCGATCTTGCCCATGGCGTGCCTCCTGTCGTCGGGGATGCCCAGGCGAGCCATACGGCCGCCGTCCAGGTGAAATTGCGACCTCCGGCCGGGGCGCCGTCGCGGGGGTCGAAGTATTCGGCAAAGCCGTTCTCGGCAATGAGACGGCCGGTGTTTTCGGTCAGGGCCTGCGCGCGGTCGGCGTGGCCGGCCTCGGCCAGGCCGGTGGCGACCAGCATGTTCAGCATCGCCCAGACCGGTCCGCGCCAGTAGCGCTTGGGTTCGTAAGCGGGGTGCGCCGGGTCGGTGGAGGGGACGAAATAGGTCACCGCCTGCGCGATCCGGTCGTATTGGGCCAGCATGCGATCATCGTTGATGCCCGCGTACCAGCACAGGAACGACGCGTTCGACACCACGCCGGTGTGCTTGCCGCTGCGGATATCCAGGCAATCGTAGGTCTGTGCGTCCTCGTTCCACAGCTTTTGCGCGCCGGTCTCCATCTCGGCGATCCAGCCGTCCAGCTCATCCGTCGGTTCGCCCAGCCGTGCGGCCAGGGCGCGCAGGTCACGGGTGGCGCGCAGCAGCGTGAAGGTCATGGTCGGATCGGCCACGCGGAACGGCGTTACCTCGCGCAGGTGCGCCTCGTCCCAGGCGCAATCGCCGCCCAGCTTAACGAGGTGCAGGTAGCGGTCGTAATCCCAGCGGCGGGGGCGTTCTTCCTCGACCACGTGGGTGGTGTCGCGGCGGTAGTACTGATCGACGCCCTGGGGTTCGATGGCCGAGAAGGTCGCGTCCCAGTCGGGGCAATTGTCGCGCCCGGTTTCCCAGGGGTGGGTGACGACGATGGCGCCGCCCTCGTTGCGCCAGGTCATGAACCATCGATGCGACGCCATGAGGCCGGGCATCAGCGCGCGGGCGCGGGGGTCGTTGGCGGGGTCGATATCCACCAGCCAGCGCACGAAGGTCGCCGCGATGGGCGGCTGCGAGATGCCCGAGGACGGGATCGGCCCGGTGCCGCGCCAGATGTCGGGGCCGGGGAAATAGCCCGGGTCGACCTGGTGGAACAGGATATGGGGGACCATGCCGTTGTCCCACTGGCCGGAAAACAGCGTCTCGATCTCGGTCCAGGCGCGGTCCATGTCGTGTTCGGCAAAGCCTATGGCCGCGAACACGCTGTCCCAGTTCCATTGGTAGGGATATAGCCCGTGGGTCGGGACGGTGTATCCGCCCCGGTCGTTTCCCGCGAGGATCGCGCGCGCTTGCGCGTCAAGGTCTTGGGTCATTTCTTCCTCTGTCGTCCGGCGCGGGCGCCGTCGTTTCGGGGCTGCATGTCGGTCGGGCGGGGCTGGGTCATCCCTTTACCGCGCCCGCCGTCAGGCCCTTGGTCATGAACTTCTCGAGCCCCAGGAAAAGCGCCATGATCGGCACGGTGGCGATCACCGCGCCCGCCATCAGGTGCTGACGCGGGATCTCGGAGGAATTCAGCATCGCCACGCCGCGCGTCAGCGTGAACTTGGACGGGTCATCCAGCAGCATGAAGGCCAGCAGGAATTCGTTCCACGCGATCATGAAGACGTACAGCGACACCGACGCCAGCGCGGGCAGCGACAGCGGCAGCGTGATCTTCCAGATCACGCGCAGGCGGGTGAGGCCGTCCATCAGCCCGGCTTCCTCGACTTCGGCCGGCAGGCCGCGGAAATAGCCCTGCAGCATGTACAGCGCAACGGGGATCGTGGTGACCGGGTAGATGATGATGATGCCGAAGATCGTGTTCCTGAGGCCCGTCATCGAGAAGGCGATGTAGATCGGCAGCGCCAGGACGATCATCGGCACCATGTAGATCAACAGGATCGACCGGGAAAACAACGTCCGACCCGTGAACCGCAGCCGCGCCACCGCATAGGCGCCGGGGACCGAGAACGCCAGCGTGATCAGCACCGTCAGCACCGAGACGTAGAACGACGTCCACAGGTAGCTGCCGAAATGGAACTGCGAGAAAAGTTCGACATAGCTGGAAAACAGATCCCACCCCTTGGACAGGTCGATCGAGAAATCCAGCGGGTTCTGCACCAGCTGCTGCTGGTTCTTCAGGCTGGTCATCACCATCACGTAGAAGGGGATGGCGACCAGCGCGGTGAAGATGACGTAACCGGCGCTGGTCAGGAACCGGATGACCGCATGTTCGAACGCATGGCGCGTGGCGGCGCCGATCGGCAGGCCGGTCATCATGTAGCGCATCGGCCAGGCGTATCCGACCCCCAGCGCAAGCCCGGTGATCAGGGCCGCGATCGTGCCCACGTTGATGCCCCGCAGCACGGGACCGACGCCCAGAAGCGTCGCCGCCAGCAGCAGGATTCCGGCCAGCGCCGGACCGGCCTGGCCGGCCCGGTCGGTGGTCGCGGGCCACAGCAGAATGCCCCACAGCAGGCAGGACAGCAGCACGGGGCGGAAGGGTTCGCCGGTCGAGAACGACATGATCACGGCGATGGTGAAGCCCGCGATAAGCATCCAGAGCGCGCCGATGACCGGCCCGGTGACATATCCGCGACGGATGACGGTCATAGCCCTTCCTCCCGGCTGACGTATTTCAGGAAGAAGATCGAAAACACCAGCAGCACGCAGAACACCACGACGGCCACGGCAGCACCCGCGCCGATGTTGGACACGGCAAAGGCCTGTTCATAGACGTTGACGGTCAGTGTCCGCGTGCCCGCGTTGCCACCCGTCAGCAGGAAGATGTCGTCGAACTTGTTGAAGGTCCAGATGAAGCGCAGCAGGAACAGCACCGAAAGGATGCCCAGAAGCTGAGGCACCGACAGGTACCAGAACTGCTGGAAGGGCGATGCCCCGTCCATGTCGGCGGCTTCGTACATGTCGGTGTCGATGGATTGCATCCGCGCCAGGATGAACAGGAACGACAGCGGGAAATAGCGCCAGATCTCGAACACCGTGACCATCAGCAGCGCCAGGGGGCGTTCCCCGAAGAAGTTGATCGGGCCCGATGTCAGGCCCATCTGCATCAGCAGCGCGTTGACCGAACCCGAAAACGGGTCCAGCAGGATGACCCAGGTGAAGGCCACGGCGATCACCGGGGCGACGTAGGGAAACAGGTACAGCCCCCGCAAAACCCCTTGGCCCTTGAATTCCTTGTTCAGCAGCAGCGCCGCGAACAACCCCACGACCAGCGCGCCCACAGTGCCGACGACGGTGTAGAACACCGTGGCCCAAAGCACGGTCAGGAACTGGCTGTCGTCGAAGATGCGGGCGAAATTGTCGAAGGTGAAATCGAAGTTGGTCAGGATGTTGTCGGCCCGGCCAGTGGCCAGCGCCTCGGTCTCGTCCTCGATGGCGTCTTCCAGCGCGCCGGCGTCGAAGCCGTCGGCGAAGGTGACGGGCAGTTCCAGCGTCAGGCGCGCCTTGGGGTCCAGGTCGCCGATGTCGCAGGTCAGCGCCGGTCCGTCCAGCGTGCAGCCGTCGGGCAGGGCGCCGGGCGTGACACCATCGGGCAGGACATCGCTCAGCACCACGTGGGTGATCGTGGTGTCCTGGCTTCGGTTCTGCAGGCGGTATCGGACATGCTGGGTCGCTTCGCCCTGGTCGCGCAGATCCTCGCGCACAACCGGGACGGTCGGGCGCAGATCGGCCAGGCCGATGGGTTTGAAGCTGATCCAGAAAACCGACAGGAGCGGCAGGACCACAACCAGCGAAACGCTGATGATGGTGGGCAGCAGCAGCCCCCAGGCCAGGCGCGCCTCGCGCCGGGCAAGGGGCCCGTGGCCCTTGGGTGGTGTCACGTCTGTCATGTTATGTTGGCCCGTGCCCCGCAAGGCACGGGCCGGTCCTTTATTGGATCTTGGAAAGTTCGTCGTTCATCTTGGCCACCGCGGCGGGCGCGTCGATCTCGCCGTCGATGTATTCGCGCACGACCCGGTTGATCACCTGGCTGTTGACGATCTTGGACGCCAGAGCCAGCTGGCCGTCCTCGACCCCCCAGCGCTGTGCCACGTCCAGGCCGCCCACGATCTCGTCGATCATGTCCTGCGAATACAGGTCCGCCATCGGTGCCTTGCGGTCCACGCCCATGGGCAGGGTCGCCCAGGCATCCACAAATTCCGTCGGGTTGTCTTCGGTGCCGCGGCGCACCGGGAACTTGCCCTCCGGCGCGATCGCCAGCGTCGAGGTGTATCCTTCGCCCATGGAATACTTGACGAATTCCATCGCCTCGTCGGTATCGGCATCCGCCGTGATGCCGAAATAGCGGATGTCTCCCCAGGCCGCGCCATCGGGGTTGGACGGTCCGGCGAAGTTGGTCACGATACCGGTCTTGGACGCCAGTTCGGGCGATGTCGGATCGTCGTTGATCGTGGGCGGCGCGCTGTCGCGCAGGCCGGCCAGTTCATCCAGGATGAACGGCGACCAGATGACCATCGCCGCCTGGCCCGCGAAATACAGCGTGCGCGACTGGTCCCAGTACAGTTCGCCCGGGGGCGATGCGTCGGCCAGGGCCTTGTAGAATTCCAGCACCTCGACGGTCTTCTTCTCGTCGAAGCCGGTGAACCCGTCGGGGCCGACCGGGGTGGCGCCATTGGCGAGGAAGACATGTTCCAGCACCTGGGACATGAAGTTCTCGTCCACCTTGGTGGCGGCGACAAAGCCGAACATCTCGGGCGGGTTGTGCAGCGCCTTGATGGCGGCCAGCACGTCGGCATAGGTCGCCGGCGGCTTCAGCCCGGCCTTTTCGAACAGGTCCTTGCGGTACAGGATCATCTGCGTCCAGCCGTCGACCGGCACGCTGGCCCAGCCGTCATCGGTGGCCGCCATGGCAAGCGCGCCGGGGGCAAAGGTGTCCTCGCCCAGCTCCTCGATCACCTCGGTGGCCGCGTCACCGTCCAGGATCCCGGCCTCGTACCAGGGCAGGGCGTATTGCAGCGTGTGATAGATGACGTCCGGCAGGTCTCCGGCGGCATAGGCGGCGGTGGCGCGGGTGCCCAGGTCGGTTTCGGTCACGGGAATGACCTCGACCCCGATGCCGCTTTCCTCCTCGAAAGCCTTGGCCATCTTCTGCTGCAGGGCCAGCCGCTCGGGCTGTTCCTCGGTCGTCCAGAAGCGGATGTCGGCGGCACCGGCGCCGGCGGTCAGCGCCAGAGCAGTGGCGCCGGACAGCATCAGCCGGGCCCAGTTGGATGTGCCTGAATGCATGTCATGGTCTCCCTGAAAGTCGATTTGACGATGTTTCTCAATCTCTTGGCGCCATCAAAAGCGCCGGGAGAAGGACGCAGGCAAATTCCACGTCCGGGACCACGCCTTCTCCTCCCGAGGGCATAGGAACGGCTTGGGACACCGGGGGCAAGCCCTAGTTTCGCTGCAAGTGCGAAGTCGGGGCGGGCGCGGGCGTGCCTTGCTGCGGTCCTTCGGAAGCTGTCGGGGCGGTGCGAAAAGGGCCGCGCGGCCGCCGGGGGCAAGGGAAAAAGGGACGCGCAGTGTAATCGGTTGCACAATCGGCGGCGCGGCCGGTCCGGTTTGGCCGAGGGTCATCTTTGCGCACAACGGCCAAAAATTTGGGCGAAATGGCGCAAAATTGCGCAGATCCGGTCTGGCTGCGCGTGTCACAAGGTGCGGTGGGGCCGGGTGAAGCGGACGCCCAGATCTGGTGATTCACTTCAGGAAGGTGTTGGAAGGCCCCGTTAATACGACACAAAAATGGCACACTACCTAAAGGCGATTTGCCGATGCCGTATGGGAAAGGCCGTTTCGATGTTATGGTAATCATGTCCTGGCGGCGCAACGACGTCGTCCGAGGCTTCGAGCATGTCAACGAACAACACGTGAAAAAGGACCAACCATGAAAGCAGTGCATCTTGCTGTCGCCGCCACCCTGGCGGCCACAAGCCTGTTCGGCGCGACGACCGCATCCGCCGAACTGAAACTTGCCACCCGTTTCGCCAACGCCGTCTCGGACTCCGCCGAATCCATCGGGCACCTGTTCGGCAAGGGCGACGACAAGGATCCCTCCGGGCTTCCGTCGATGAACGACACCTTCCACCTGTATCAGCAGGCCGGCGACTGGTTCATCTTCAAGAACGCCGCCAACGGGTCCTGCCTGGCCGAGAAATTCGATGCCAACCAGAACGCGGTCCAGTTCGGCCGCGCCGCCGGCACCAACGACGCCTTCCTGGCCGTCTACGCCCAGTTGCCGGAAGACTTCCGCACCGGCGCCCAGCGGACCACCGTGACCGTGGGCGACCTGTCAAAGACCGGCAAGCTGGACCGCAAGCAGCGCGCCGGCGGGCAATCCTACACCGGCTCCTACGTCAAGGCGCCGTCTTTCGACTTCCTGGCCCAGGCGCCCTATGCCACCAGCACCGTGAAGATGTTCTGGGGCAAGGAACTGGAAACCGTGATCAGCCTCGACGGCAGCAGCCAAGCGCTGCAGGCGACGATGGCGTGCGAAGCGTCGGCCGATGGCGTCGCACCGGTGACCGGGCAGGGCGCCTGAGACCCCCGTCGACGTCGCGAACAGATCGTGCGGCCCGGTGAAGGAGATCCCTTTGCCGGGCCGTTTCCGTTTTTCGGGCTCAGGCCGCCTTGGCCGCGCCTTCGGCCGCCGCGCGGATCGCGGCGATGTTGGTGCCGTAGACGGACGGGTCGGCGACCGATCCGCCCTTGAAGACGGCGGATCCGGCGACCAGCACATCGGCGCCTGCCGCAGCCACCAGCGGCGCGGTCACGGGATCGACGCCGCCGTCGATCTCGATGTGTATGGGGCGATCGCCGATCAGCGCGCGCAGGCGGCGCACCTTTGCGGTCATGTCCAGGAACTTCTGCCCGCCGAAGCCGGGGTTCACCGTCATCACGCAGACCAGGTCCGTCAGGTCCAGCAGCTCGGCCACCGCATCGGCCGGGGTGCCCGGGTTCAGCGCCACGCCCGCCTTCATCCCGGCGGCGCGGATCGCCTGCAGCGTGCGGTGGATGTGCGGGCCGGCTTCCACATGCGCCGTCAGGACATCGGCGCCGGCATCGGCGAAGGCGTCGATATAGGGATCGACCGGCGTGATCATCAGGTGCACGTCCATCACCGTCTTCACGTGGCGGCGGAACGCCTTCACGGCGGGGGGGCCAAAGGTCAGGTTGGGCACGAAATGGCCGTCCATGACGTCCACGTGCACCCAGTCGGCGCCCTGCGCCTCGATGGCCTGGATCTCGCGTCCGAAGTCGGCGAAATCGGCCGACAGGATCGACGGGGCGATCTTGATGGATCGGTCAAAGCTCATGGGGCCCTCCGTGGGCTGGGGTGGGGCGGCAGCCCCGGTGGAACGAAGTGTCACGTGCGATCGCGGGCTTGTAAATAGAAGCGCCCGCCTGGGCAAGGCGGGCGCGCATGTTTTCAAGGGCCCCCGTTTTCAAGGCCCCCCCGCGCGTCACGGCGCGGGGATCACCGATGGATCACAACCGGATCAGACGTCGAACCGGTCCGCGTCCATGACCTTGGTCCAGCACTTGACGAAATCGGCGACGAACTTGCCGGCGTTGTCGTCCTGGGCATAGACTTCGGCATAGGCGCGCAGGATCGAATTCGACCCGAACACCAGGTCGACGCGCGTCGCGGTCCACTTGACGGCGCCGGTCCTGCGATCGCGGATCTCGTAGGTGCCGCCCTCGACCGGGACCCAGCTGTAGGCCATGTCGGTCAGGTTGACGAAGAAATCCGGGGTCAGCGCACCGACACGGTCGGTAAAGACGCCATGGTCCGACCCGCCGAAATTGGTGCCCATGGCGCGCATGCCGCCCATCAGGCAGGTCATCTCGCCCGCGGTCAGGCCCATCAGCTGGGCACGGTCCAGAAGCATTTCCTCGGGGCTGACGGCGTATTCTTCCTTCTGCCAGTTGCGGAAGCCATCGGCCAGCGGCTCCAGCGCGTCGAAGCTGTCGGCATCCGTCATCTCGGCGGTGGCATCGCCACGGCCCGGGGTGAAGGGCACCGTCACGTCGTGACCGGCTGCCTTGGCCGCCTGTTCGATCCCGACATTGCCGGCCAGCACGATGACATCGGCCAACGATGCACCGGTTTCCGCCGCGATCGGCTCCAGCACCGACAGGACACGCGCCAGGCGCTCGGGCTCGTTGCCGGCCCAGTCCTTCTGAGGGGCCAGGCGGATACGGGCGCCATTGGCCCCGCCGCGCATGTCCGACCCGCGATAGGTGCGGGCGCTGTCCCAGGCGGTGTTGACCATGTCGGTCAGCGACAGGCCGCTGTCGGCGATCCTGGCCTTGACCGCGTCCACGTCATAGCCGGTGGGGCCTGCGGGGATCGGATCCTGCCAGATCAGGTCTTCGGCGGGAACGTCGGGGCCGAAGTAACGAACCTTGGGGCCCATGTCGCGGTGGGTCAGCTTGAACCAGGCGCGGGCGAAGGTGTCGCGAAAATACTCGGGATCGGCCATGAACTTCTGGCAGATCGCGTTGTAAATCGGGTCGACCTTCATCGCCATGTCGGCGTCCGTCATCATCGGCATGGTCTTGATCGAGGGATCCTCGACGTCGGGCGACATGTCCTCGGGCTTGATGTCGACCGGCTTCCACTGGTTGGCGCCGGCGGGGGACTTGGTCAGTTCCCATTCATAGCCGAACAGCATCTCGAACCAGCCCATGTCGAACTTGGTCGGGTCCTTGGTCCAGGCGCCTTCGATGCCCGACACCACGGTGTCACGGCCGATGCCGCGGCCCTTGGTGTTGAACCAGCCCATGCCCTGCGCCTCGGGGCCGGCGGCCTCGGGTTCGGGGGACAGGTTGGCCGCATCGCCATTGCCGTGGCTCTTGCCGATCGTGTGGCCACCGGCGGTCAGCGCGGCGGTTTCCTCGTCGTCCATGGCCATCCGCGCGAAGGTCTCGCGCACCTGGGCGGCGGTCCGCATCGGGTCGGGCTGGCCGTTGACGCCTTCGGGGTTCACGTAGATCAGGCCCATCTGGACGGCGGCCAGCGGGTTGTCCATGGTCTTGGGATCCGCAAGGTCGCCATAGCGGCCATCCGACGGCGCCAGCCATTCCTTTTCGTTGCCCCAGTAGGTGTCCTTTTCCGGGTGCCAGATGTCTTCGCGGCCAAAGGCGAACCCAAAGGTCTTCAGGCCCGCGACTTCGTAGGCGATGGTGCCCGACAGGATCATCAGGTCGGCCCACGAGATCTGGTTGCCGTATTTCTTCTTGATCGGCCACAGCAGGCGGCGGCCCTTGTCGGTGTTGACGTTGTCGGGCCACGAATTCAGCGGCGCGAAGCGCTGGTTGCCGGTGCCGCCACCGCCACGCCCGTCGGAAAGGCGATAGGACCCGGCCGCGTGCCACGCCACGCGCGCGAACATGCCAACGTAAGATCCCCAGTCGGCCGGCCACCAGTCCTGGCTTTCGGTCATCAGCTTGCGCAGGTCGTCCTTCAGCGCCTCGACATCGAGCTTTTCAAGCTCCTTGCGATAGTTGTAGTCGGTGCCCATCGGCTTGGTCTTGATGTCCTGCTGGTGCAGGATGTCGAAGTTCAGCGCATTGGGCCACCAGCTGGT includes these proteins:
- a CDS encoding putative maltose-binding periplasmic protein; amino-acid sequence: MHSGTSNWARLMLSGATALALTAGAGAADIRFWTTEEQPERLALQQKMAKAFEEESGIGVEVIPVTETDLGTRATAAYAAGDLPDVIYHTLQYALPWYEAGILDGDAATEVIEELGEDTFAPGALAMAATDDGWASVPVDGWTQMILYRKDLFEKAGLKPPATYADVLAAIKALHNPPEMFGFVAATKVDENFMSQVLEHVFLANGATPVGPDGFTGFDEKKTVEVLEFYKALADASPPGELYWDQSRTLYFAGQAAMVIWSPFILDELAGLRDSAPPTINDDPTSPELASKTGIVTNFAGPSNPDGAAWGDIRYFGITADADTDEAMEFVKYSMGEGYTSTLAIAPEGKFPVRRGTEDNPTEFVDAWATLPMGVDRKAPMADLYSQDMIDEIVGGLDVAQRWGVEDGQLALASKIVNSQVINRVVREYIDGEIDAPAAVAKMNDELSKIQ
- the rpe gene encoding Ribulose-phosphate 3-epimerase — encoded protein: MSFDRSIKIAPSILSADFADFGREIQAIEAQGADWVHVDVMDGHFVPNLTFGPPAVKAFRRHVKTVMDVHLMITPVDPYIDAFADAGADVLTAHVEAGPHIHRTLQAIRAAGMKAGVALNPGTPADAVAELLDLTDLVCVMTVNPGFGGQKFLDMTAKVRRLRALIGDRPIHIEIDGGVDPVTAPLVAAAGADVLVAGSAVFKGGSVADPSVYGTNIAAIRAAAEGAAKAA
- the katG1 gene encoding Catalase-peroxidase 1 is translated as MDGNDTPAGKCPVMHGGMTHMGESVTSWWPNALNFDILHQQDIKTKPMGTDYNYRKELEKLDVEALKDDLRKLMTESQDWWPADWGSYVGMFARVAWHAAGSYRLSDGRGGGGTGNQRFAPLNSWPDNVNTDKGRRLLWPIKKKYGNQISWADLMILSGTIAYEVAGLKTFGFAFGREDIWHPEKDTYWGNEKEWLAPSDGRYGDLADPKTMDNPLAAVQMGLIYVNPEGVNGQPDPMRTAAQVRETFARMAMDDEETAALTAGGHTIGKSHGNGDAANLSPEPEAAGPEAQGMGWFNTKGRGIGRDTVVSGIEGAWTKDPTKFDMGWFEMLFGYEWELTKSPAGANQWKPVDIKPEDMSPDVEDPSIKTMPMMTDADMAMKVDPIYNAICQKFMADPEYFRDTFARAWFKLTHRDMGPKVRYFGPDVPAEDLIWQDPIPAGPTGYDVDAVKARIADSGLSLTDMVNTAWDSARTYRGSDMRGGANGARIRLAPQKDWAGNEPERLARVLSVLEPIAAETGASLADVIVLAGNVGIEQAAKAAGHDVTVPFTPGRGDATAEMTDADSFDALEPLADGFRNWQKEEYAVSPEEMLLDRAQLMGLTAGEMTCLMGGMRAMGTNFGGSDHGVFTDRVGALTPDFFVNLTDMAYSWVPVEGGTYEIRDRRTGAVKWTATRVDLVFGSNSILRAYAEVYAQDDNAGKFVADFVKCWTKVMDADRFDV